The following are from one region of the Mangifera indica cultivar Alphonso chromosome 14, CATAS_Mindica_2.1, whole genome shotgun sequence genome:
- the LOC123196622 gene encoding UV-B-induced protein At3g17800, chloroplastic-like, which translates to MDATTASVVRSSIGISRHGSFTRSACLSANGPDFVRFGTVSHSPIRHHSSVLFSKPLHRRIGRGSRRCVAIRASSSPDSAGSIAPLRLESPIGQFLSQILISHPHLVPAAVEQQLQQLQTDRDAETKGEPSASGTDLVLYRRIAEVKANERRKALEEILYALVVQKFMDANVSLIPSIAPSSSDPSGRVDTWPNHDEKLEQLHSSEAYEMIQNHLALILGNRLSDSNSVAEISKLRVGQVYAASVMYGYFLKRVDQRFQLENAMKILPHASDEETTIQQAVDNKRPGSEGSYEAVSSDPEVSSWAGGMSTGGFGYGIKASRLRTYVMSFDGETLQRYAAIRSKEAVSIIEKHTEALFGRSEIVITPQGTVDSSNDELLRISFGGLKRLVLEAVTFGSFLWDVESYVDSRYHFVMN; encoded by the exons ATGGATGCAACCACGGCAAGTGTGGTTCGATCTTCAATCGGCATCAGTAGACACGGTTCGTTTACTAGATCAGCTTGTTTGTCTGCTAACGGTCCCGATTTCGTGCGTTTCGGTACTGTTTCACACTCGCCAATCAGG CATCATTCTTCAGTTTTGTTCTCAAAGCCGTTGCATAGGAGAATAGGTAGAGGAAGTAGGAGATGTGTGGCCATTAGAGCGTCTTCATCTCCAGACTCAGCTGGGTCAATTGCTCCACTTCGGCTGGAGTCTCCTATAGGACAGTTTTTGTCTCAGATCTTGATAAGTCACCCGCATCTTGTTCCTGCAGCAGTTGAGCAGCAACTTCAGCAGCTTCAAACTGACCGTGATGCTGAGACGAAGGGAGAACCCTCTGCTTCTGGTACTGACCTGGTTTTGTATAG GAGAATCGCAGAGGTGAAGGCTAATGAAAGGAGAAAGGCTTTGGAGGAGATTTTATATGCATTGGTTGTACAGAAATTCATGGATGCTAATGTTTCGTTGATACCTTCAATTGCCCCCTCTTCTTCTGACCCTTCTGGTCGGGTGGACACATGGCCAAACCATGATGAAAAGCTTGAGCAGCTTCACTCTTCTGAAGCCTATGAGATGATCCAGAACCATCTAGCTCTCATTCTTGGTAATCGGTTGAGTGACTCAAACTCTGTAGCAGAGATAAGCAAGCTCAGGGTTGGACAAGTCTATGCAGCTTCAGTGATGTACGGATACTTCCTAAAGCGTGTTGATCAGCGGTTTCAGCTTGAAAATGCCATGAAAATTCTTCCACATGCATCAGATGAAGAGACTACTATTCAACAAGCTGTGGACAACAAGAGACCAGGCAGTGAGGGATCTTATGAAGCTGTCTCTTCAGACCCTGAAGTCTCATCCTGGGCTGGTGGCATGAGTACTGGAGGGTTTGGTTATGGGATAAAGGCCTCTCGGTTGCGAACGTATGTGATGTCTTTTGATGGTGAGACACTTCAAAGATATGCAGCTATAAGATCCAAAGAGGCTGTTAGCATCATTGAGAAGCACACTGAAGCACTATTTGGCAGATCGGAGATTGTTATTACACCTCAGGGTACTGTTGATTCTTCAAATGATGAACTCCTCAGGATCAGCTTTGGTGGTTTAAAGAGACTTGTTCTGGAGGCTGTGACTTTTGGTTCGTTCTTGTGGGATGTAGAAAGCTATGTGGATTCGAGGTACCATTTTGTcatgaattaa
- the LOC123195571 gene encoding uncharacterized protein LOC123195571: MALQWMILTYVVAAEAAIALLLTLPTPKLLKKRFVSLISIILQPCLFVVPFSAFQLMDLYWKNEHRLMCTSEICTAAERDRYEKSIYKAQKNVILCVAACLLYWCIYRICKYYEEIQSLEEVEKRYKDK, translated from the exons ATGGCGTTGCAGTGGATGATTCTCACTTACGTGGTGGCAGCTGAGGCAGCCATCGCCCTTCTCTTGACCCTCCCTACACCTAAACTTTTGAAGAAACGTTTCGTTTCTCTTATTTCCATTATTCTTCAGCCGTGCCTCTTCGTCGTCCCCTTTTCTGCGTTTCAGCTTATGg ATCTCTATTGGAAGAACGAGCATCGGTTGATGTGTACCTCTGAGATCTGCACGGCTGCTGAGCGAGATCGATATGAGAAATCT ATATACAAAGCGCAAAAGAACGTGATTCTGTGTGTCGCAGCATGCCTTCTCTACTG GTGCATCTACCGCATCTGCAAATATTACGAAGAGATTCAGAGTTTGGAGGAAGTAGAAAAGAGATACAAGGATAAGTAA
- the LOC123196920 gene encoding U-box domain-containing protein 21-like, with amino-acid sequence MFDWRLRRKLRVGGKKKKKEKPEIMELQIPNHFQCPITMELMKDPVTLSSGITYDRESIETWLNAGNFTCPVTNQVLRNFDQIPNHTLRKMIQDWCVENRLHGVERIPTPRVPVTSGEVSEILFDLKFSVKNLDQSGVLESLNVINKWGFESERNKLCIVSNDASEVLAEAFYVFSKNPETFERFSQVLMELLSALNWMLPLEDDKPLKFLASEASLRCLLWFINNNQDISVKQTAISVMKEIKSFEEQDLQVLIDSGVVETLMKFIEDQISRTITKASLMVIFAMVSAPNEKINIKSSFAEKGLVSLLLNLIIDSEKSICEKGLAVLDRICESKEGREEACENALTVPVLVKKILRVSEMATQFSVSVIWKLSKFDQKNEGKILFEALQVGVFQKLVLLLQCGCEDSTKEKATQLLKLMNPYRAGLECTESEDFKNLKRSF; translated from the coding sequence ATGTTTGATTGGAGATTGAGAAGAAAGCTGAGAGTTggagggaagaagaagaagaaggaaaagccTGAAATAATGGAGCTGCAGATTCCGAATCATTTCCAGTGTCCGATAACGATGGAGCTCATGAAAGATCCTGTGACATTATCTTCCGGGATAACTTATGATCGGGAAAGCATTGAAACTTGGCTCAATGCAGGAAATTTTACTTGTCCTGTAACCAATCAGGTTCTCAGGAATTTCGATCAGATTCCTAATCATACTCTCAGGAAAATGATTCAAGATTGGTGTGTTGAAAATCGGCTTCATGGGGTTGAACGGATTCCGACTCCGAGAGTTCCGGTGACTTCCGGCGAAGTCTCGGAGATTCTTTTTGATTTGAAGTTTTCTGTGAAGAATTTGGATCAATCTGGGGTGTTGGAATCGTTGAACGTGATAAATAAATGGGGATTTGAAAGCGAACGAAACAAGCTTTGTATTGTCTCCAATGACGCCAGTGAAGTGCTTGCAGAAGCTTTCTATGTGTTTTCAAAAAATCCTGAAACTTTTGAAAGATTTTCCCAAGTGTTAATGGAGTTATTATCAGCTTTGAACTGGATGCTTCCGCTTGAAGACGATAAACCCTTGAAGTTTTTAGCCTCAGAAGCGTCTTTACGCTGCTTGCTTTGGTTCATCAACAACAATCAAGACATTTCCGTAAAACAAACGGCCATTTCAGTGATGAAGGAGATCAAGTCTTTCGAAGAACAAGATTTACAAGTTCTAATCGATTCTGGAGTGGTTGAAACACTGATGAAGTTCATTGAAGACCAGATTTCTCGTACGATCACCAAGGCTTCATTAATGGTGATTTTCGCCATGGTTTCTGCACCAAACGAgaagattaatataaaatcatcattCGCGGAAAAGGGTTTGGTCTCATTGCTTCTGAATCTCATAATAGATTCAGAAAAGAGCATTTGCGAGAAGGGATTGGCCGTTTTGGACAGGATTTGTGAGAGCAAAGAAGGGAGAGAAGAAGCCTGTGAAAATGCATTAACAGTGCCGGTTTTAGTGAAGAAAATCCTGAGAGTTTCAGAAATGGCAACCCAGTTTTCGGTTTCTGTAATTTGGAAACTCAGCAAATTTGATCAGAAAAATGAAGGGAAAATCTTGTTTGAAGCCCTGCAAGTCGGAGTTTTTCAGAAACTGGTGTTGCTTTTACAGTGTGGCTGTGAAGATTCAACCAAGGAGAAAGCAACTCAACTTCTGAAATTGATGAATCCTTATAGAGCTGGTTTGGAATGCACTGAATCTGAAGATTTCAAGAATCTGAAGAGGTCTTTTTGA
- the LOC123196678 gene encoding extra-large guanine nucleotide-binding protein 3-like: MTEIAAKAGEEEEKTWEEALRRMLPEGAPLPDEEQLDFSIAVEYEGPPLPYNNIPKVDPVNLNSLSLPKITRRKLPRFNRASFTDLKVKFSNGRNGDDDHDGLQSGDFSNDDVSINDLSSPVNGDDGGGGEDVKEEQGVDESKKSKVVWKKKRRGGVCNRCLKWSHFLKEREACLVCDARYCSNCLIKAMGSMPEGRKCVNCIGKAIDESKRSMLGKPSRILSKVCSTLEVKQIMKAEKECASNQLRPEQLIVNGRQLNQDELAELLGCPNPPQKLKPGKYWYDKDSGLWGEEGEKPDKIITSKLNVGGKLQQDASNGNTKVYINGREINKIELKVLRLAGVQCPCDTHFWVYDDGSYEEEGQNNIKGNIWGKASTRFISSLFSLPVPPGSTRGQIDDPGTFSVRSVPEYLEQGSIQKLLLFGLEGSGTSTIFKQAKFLYGNQFTPEERQDIKLMIQSNMYKYLSILLEGREMFEEEALLERKTTLDDEASTPGVEENKQCIYSVNQRIKHFSDWLLDIMATGDFDKFFPAATREYAPVVDEIWKDPALQETYKRREELQHLPNVAKYFLDQAVEISSNEYEPSEEDILYAEGVTQGNGLAFMEFSFNDRSPMSELYHENLESPPLTKYQLIRMNSKGLHDSRKWLDMFEDMRGVIFCIALSDYDQMWTHGTGTLHNKMLAGRDMFESLVRHPCFKDTPFVLLLNKYDIFENKINQVPLSTCEWFKEFSPVKPHSNNQALAHQAYYYVAVKFKQLYHSITRRKLFVWPTWSHKRATIDEAFKYTREVLEWDEEKNANMYGISADESFYSMELSASPYIRQQ; encoded by the exons ATGACAGAAATTGCGGCGAAAGCCGGCGAGGAGGAGGAGAAGACTTGGGAGGAAGCTCTGAGAAGAATGTTACCGGAAGGCGCACCATTACCGGACGAAGAGCAACTCGATTTCTCCATCGCCGTCGAATACGAAGGTCCTCCTCTTCCTTATAATAATATTCCTAAAGTTGATCCTGTTAATCTTAATTCACTTTCGCTTCCTAAGATTACTCGAAGAAAACTTCCTAGATTTAATAGAGCTTCCTTTACTGATCTCAAAGTCAAATTTTCCAACGGTAGAAATGGTGATGATGATCATGATGGATTGCAATCGGGTGATTTTAGTAATGATGATGTGTCGATTAATGATTTGTCTTCACCGGTTAATGgtgatgatggtggtggtggtgaggATGTGAAAGAAGAGCAGGGGGTGGACGAGTCAAAGAAGAGTAAGGTTGtttggaagaagaagaggaggggAGGAGTTTGTAATCGGTGTTTGAAATGGAGTCATTTTTTGAAGGAGAGAGAGGCTTGTTTGGTTTGTGATGCGAGGTATTGTAGTAATTGTTTGATTAAAGCAATGGGATCGATGCCGGAAGGGAGGAAGTGTGTTAATTGTATTGGGAAGGCTATAGATGAATCCAAGAGATCGATGTTAGGAAAGCCATCTAGGATCTTGTCGAAAGTTTGTAGTACTTTGGAGGTAAAACAGATAATGAAGGCAGAGAAGGAATGTGCTTCAAATCAGCTTAGACCTGAGCAGTTGATTGTGAATGGTCGGCAGTTGAACCAAGATGAATTAGCTGAGCTTTTGGGTTGTCCTAACCCTCCTCAGAAGTTGAAGCCAGGCAAGTATTGGTATGATAAAGATTCTGGCCTTTGGGGAGAG GAGGGTGAGAAGCCTGATAAGATAATTACTTCAAAGTTGAACGTCGGGGGTAAGCTTCAGCAGGATGCCAGCAATGGAAACACTAAGGTTTACATAAATGGTCGGGAAATCAACAAGATTGAGCTCAAAGTTTTAAGG CTGGCTGGTGTACAGTGTCCTTGTGATACTCATTTTTGGGTGTATGATGATGGATCTTATGAGGAAGAAGGTCAAAATAACATTAAGGGAAACATATGGGGAAAG GCATCTACTCGTTTCATTTCCTCATTATTTTCATTGCCTGTACCACCTGGAAGTACTCGGGGACAGATTGACGATCCAGGTACTTTCTCAGTTAGGTCAGTACCTGAGTATCTGGAGCAGGGAAGCATCCAGAAACTTTTGTTATTTGGGCTGGAAGGATCTGGAACTAGCACTATCTTCAAACAG GCTAAGTTCTTATATGGAAATCAGTTCACTCCGGAAGAGCGACAGGATATCAAGCTTATGATTCAAAGTAATATGTACAAATATCTTAGCATATTACTTGAGGGGCGAGAGATGTTTGAAGAGGAAGCTTTATTAGAGAGAAAAACTACTTTGGATGATGAAGCATCTACCCCAG GTGTTGAGGAAAATAAGCAATGTATCTACTCAGTAAACCAAAGAATCAAGCACTTTTCTGACTGGTTGTTGGATATCATGGCTACTGGTGATTTCGATAAATTCTTTCCTGCTGCAACACGCGAGTATGCACCTGTTGTGGATGAGATTTGGAAGGATCCTGCCCTCCAGGAAACATACAAGAGAAGGGAGGAATTGCAACATCTTCCGAATGTGGCCAAATATTTCTTAGATCAG GCTGTTGAAATATCTAGTAATGAATATGAACCATCAGAGGAGGACATTTTATATGCTGAAGGAGTCACTCAAGGGAATGGTCTTGCCTTCatggaattttcatttaatgATAGAAGCCCGATGTCGGAGTTGTACCATGAGAATTTAGAATCACCTCCCTTGACAAA GTACCAACTTATCCGCATGAATTCCAAGGGACTACATGATAGTCGTAAATGGCTGGACATGTTTGAAGATATGAGAGGTGTGATCTTCTGCATTGCTTTGAGCGACTATGACCAGATGTGGACGCATGGCACAGGTACCCTTCACAACAAAATGCTGGCTGGCAGAGACATGTTCGAGAGTCTTGTTAGACACCCTTGTTTTAAGGATACCCCATTCGTCCTTTTGCTGAACAAATACGACATCTTCGAAAACAAGATTAACCAGGTTCCCTTGTCAACTTGTGAGTGGTTCAAGGAATTCAGCCCTGTGAAGCCCCACAGCAATAATCAAGCACTGGCGCACCAAGCATACTACTATGTTGCTGTGAAATTTAAGCAGCTATACCATTCAATAACTCGCCGCAAGTTGTTTGTTTGGCCAACCTGGTCGCACAAGCGTGCCACAATTGACGAGGCATTCAAGTACACGCGAGAGGTGCTCGAGTGGGACGAAGAGAAAAATGCAAATATGTATGGAATCAGTGCGGATGAATCCTTTTACAGCATGGAGTTGAGTGCATCTCCTTATATTAGGCAACAATGA